A genomic window from Glaciihabitans sp. INWT7 includes:
- a CDS encoding dihydrofolate reductase family protein, with product MAVRIDLNLSLDGVVAPADPTPDNPMGADWGRLVEVYMGTKIFRQRVLHDTTGEGTTGIDDRYASAYFEAVGAEIMGAGMFGLHAFPHDPDWRGWWGEEPPFRVPVLVLTHRERPAIDFANGTRFEFVAATPQDALARAREHAGDGDIRVGGGAGVARDFLHAGLVDRVHVAISPIILGRGVRLWDDLRQLERDYTVTSEVAESGVIHVTFAR from the coding sequence ATGGCGGTACGAATCGACCTCAACCTCTCGCTCGATGGCGTCGTCGCGCCGGCCGACCCCACGCCGGACAACCCCATGGGCGCAGACTGGGGACGGCTGGTGGAGGTCTACATGGGCACCAAGATTTTTCGCCAGCGCGTGCTTCACGACACGACCGGGGAGGGCACTACCGGCATCGACGACCGGTACGCCAGCGCCTACTTCGAGGCGGTGGGCGCCGAGATCATGGGAGCGGGGATGTTCGGGCTCCACGCGTTTCCGCACGACCCGGATTGGCGCGGATGGTGGGGTGAGGAACCGCCGTTCCGCGTTCCCGTGCTCGTGTTGACCCATCGGGAGCGACCGGCGATCGACTTCGCCAACGGCACGCGGTTCGAGTTCGTCGCGGCGACGCCCCAGGATGCGCTCGCTCGTGCAAGGGAACATGCTGGCGACGGCGACATCAGGGTCGGCGGGGGAGCGGGCGTCGCACGTGATTTTTTGCACGCCGGCCTCGTCGATCGCGTGCACGTCGCGATCAGTCCGATCATTCTCGGTCGTGGCGTGCGACTCTGGGACGATCTGCGACAGCTCGAGCGCGACTACACCGTCACCTCGGAGGTGGCCGAGAGCGGCGTCATCCACGTCACGTTCGCGCGCTGA